The following proteins are encoded in a genomic region of Gimesia algae:
- a CDS encoding DUF1598 domain-containing protein, whose amino-acid sequence MRPNHPRVGSSVVSVLATVVCLAVVLGVTFYVVNPQPEVTVEKASEEFQTPAETPLVLEEQETVVVTPAAETKPVEETPRVSTEEQVAAHLSAGEFGQAIEVAETVSNLQERTLLLRMVVKAQMDSGDFIAALGTINRIPLAEERTKAMGERTQAMSLAGGSQLADFTELIDLIQSQTSGGWIDDGTGEGSLRQFSAGVRVDPHGMLHHISKQELKGELEALGAKARKASLNKNVAQNSQLRLISLTRLEKEVQQLVEEGRSPVETMKMLAGLTRVEYVFVYPEDQEIVIAGPAEAWIYNEQGLAVGVESGRPVLQLDDLVTILRTFSDQGEEIFGCSFDPRAEGLARVKEFVTQSNARGPLSAGAGVRNYTRQLKEKLGVQDITLYGVPDTSRVARVLIEADYRMKLIGIGKMDAGKNIPSYFDLLAQESNASGMNLEALRWWLTMKYDSVLHNPQRTAYQVVGSSVLCQSENQIVTKEGERLRTGQAEKLNREFAANFTKHYQELADQDLVYADLQNIFDLALVAALMRNEQLANRAGWEMTAFAANGAYRPAEFEAAHTVDTVVNHRVFNGKDVVVQVAGGVRVDTNSVVKNQQNLKVSPEVGTVSAQSKAPALPVGRWWWDLAN is encoded by the coding sequence ATGCGCCCTAATCACCCTCGTGTCGGCTCCAGTGTTGTTTCAGTTCTGGCAACCGTTGTCTGTTTAGCTGTTGTCCTGGGAGTCACTTTTTATGTGGTGAATCCCCAGCCTGAAGTGACTGTGGAAAAAGCATCAGAAGAGTTTCAGACTCCGGCCGAAACGCCGCTGGTACTGGAAGAACAGGAAACCGTCGTGGTTACTCCTGCAGCGGAAACAAAACCAGTTGAAGAAACGCCACGCGTCTCAACTGAAGAACAGGTTGCCGCGCATCTGTCAGCAGGGGAATTCGGACAGGCGATTGAAGTCGCTGAAACAGTATCTAACCTGCAGGAACGCACTCTCTTACTCAGAATGGTTGTCAAAGCCCAGATGGACTCCGGCGACTTTATCGCAGCCTTGGGAACCATCAACCGTATTCCTCTGGCTGAAGAACGCACGAAAGCCATGGGCGAACGGACTCAGGCCATGTCGCTGGCTGGTGGATCTCAGCTGGCTGACTTCACCGAGTTGATTGACCTGATTCAGTCACAGACTTCAGGTGGCTGGATTGATGACGGAACTGGTGAAGGTTCACTCCGTCAGTTCTCTGCCGGGGTCCGCGTTGATCCTCACGGAATGTTGCATCATATCAGTAAACAGGAACTGAAAGGCGAACTGGAAGCATTGGGTGCAAAAGCCCGTAAAGCCAGCCTGAATAAGAACGTTGCCCAGAACAGCCAGCTGCGTCTGATTTCTTTAACCCGCCTGGAAAAAGAAGTTCAGCAGTTGGTTGAAGAAGGTCGTTCCCCCGTTGAAACCATGAAAATGCTGGCAGGATTGACCAGAGTCGAATATGTCTTTGTCTATCCGGAAGATCAGGAAATCGTGATCGCCGGTCCTGCAGAAGCCTGGATTTATAATGAGCAGGGTCTGGCTGTCGGCGTGGAAAGTGGCCGTCCTGTTCTGCAACTGGATGACCTCGTGACCATTTTGCGAACATTCTCAGATCAGGGTGAGGAAATCTTCGGTTGCTCCTTCGATCCACGTGCTGAAGGTCTGGCACGGGTGAAAGAGTTTGTCACACAGTCCAATGCCCGTGGTCCACTGAGTGCGGGTGCCGGCGTGCGAAATTATACCCGACAGCTCAAAGAAAAACTGGGAGTACAGGATATTACCCTGTACGGTGTTCCCGATACCTCACGTGTCGCCCGTGTGCTGATTGAAGCAGACTACCGGATGAAACTGATCGGCATTGGTAAAATGGATGCTGGCAAAAACATCCCCAGCTACTTCGATCTGCTGGCTCAAGAGAGCAATGCAAGCGGCATGAACCTCGAAGCACTCCGCTGGTGGCTGACCATGAAATACGATTCCGTACTGCATAACCCGCAACGCACCGCCTACCAGGTGGTTGGTTCATCGGTCCTCTGCCAGTCGGAAAATCAGATCGTCACCAAAGAGGGTGAACGATTACGAACGGGACAGGCTGAAAAGCTGAACCGCGAATTCGCTGCCAACTTTACAAAGCATTATCAGGAACTGGCAGATCAGGACCTGGTTTACGCCGACCTGCAGAACATTTTCGACCTGGCTCTGGTAGCCGCTCTGATGAGAAACGAACAACTGGCGAATCGTGCCGGCTGGGAAATGACTGCTTTTGCTGCCAACGGTGCCTATCGCCCGGCTGAATTCGAAGCAGCTCATACGGTGGATACCGTAGTGAACCATCGCGTCTTCAACGGTAAAGATGTGGTCGTACAGGTTGCTGGTGGCGTGCGGGTTGATACGAACTCTGTTGTGAAAAATCAGCAGAACCTGAAAGTATCTCCCGAAGTCGGAACCGTTTCCGCTCAGTCCAAAGCACCCGCATTGCCCGTGGGTCGCTGGTGGTGGGACTTGGCTAACTAA
- the mutM gene encoding DNA-formamidopyrimidine glycosylase translates to MPELPEVETMVRGIREAVEGRKIKDFRTCPCPCKPISMKPGIKTIHSKALNQTVIRVRRRAKRVILDLENGFSFVIEPRMTGLMLLADPPDTGHLRLEWLLQKGRSRRSLWFWDRRGLGTVQLLSQAEQEKVLGPQKLGPDALEITVNELKQRLAKTSRAIKVALLDQKMVAGIGNLYASEMLHQSRIHPERTADRLSAAEIKSLHKAMLQILKTAIRYEGSTLGDGTYRNALNQSGGYQNQHRVYGQEDKSCPSCKGAQIIRIVQAQRSTFYCPCCQVMQS, encoded by the coding sequence GTGCCAGAACTGCCTGAAGTGGAGACCATGGTCCGCGGAATTCGCGAAGCCGTGGAAGGCCGCAAAATTAAGGACTTTCGTACCTGTCCCTGCCCGTGTAAACCCATTTCCATGAAGCCGGGCATTAAAACCATTCACTCAAAAGCTTTAAATCAAACTGTGATCCGCGTCAGGCGTCGTGCAAAACGGGTGATCCTGGATCTGGAGAATGGTTTTTCGTTTGTCATCGAACCGCGGATGACTGGACTGATGTTACTTGCTGATCCACCTGATACTGGTCATCTGCGGCTGGAGTGGCTACTGCAGAAAGGGCGGTCCCGGCGCTCGCTCTGGTTCTGGGATCGACGGGGGCTGGGAACCGTCCAGTTGCTCAGTCAGGCGGAACAGGAAAAAGTTCTGGGACCGCAGAAACTGGGACCTGATGCCCTGGAGATTACCGTCAACGAGCTGAAACAGCGATTGGCGAAGACCAGTCGCGCGATTAAAGTCGCCTTGCTGGATCAAAAAATGGTCGCAGGAATCGGCAATCTTTATGCCAGTGAAATGCTGCACCAGAGCCGCATTCATCCCGAACGGACAGCAGATCGGTTGTCAGCAGCAGAAATCAAATCGCTGCACAAAGCCATGCTGCAGATTCTGAAAACCGCCATTCGCTATGAAGGGTCCACTCTGGGTGACGGGACGTATCGAAATGCGCTCAATCAGTCGGGCGGCTATCAGAACCAGCATCGCGTGTATGGCCAGGAAGATAAAAGCTGTCCCTCCTGTAAGGGAGCGCAGATCATCAGAATCGTCCAGGCCCAGCGTTCCACGTTTTACTGCCCCTGTTGTCAGGTCATGCAGTCGTAA
- a CDS encoding ATP-binding protein — translation MSYRAFKKLLGETNLERKCRYLFGGGLLVLITASFSLNTWLNNQVLNDQNITSARLLVAPIILEKHWKWSESNDQYRMLIEKIAQSVKPKDLGDYSWAVFKANPSNADSKERPIDSAGYEALERIKQGENEIFYRDETEGKFQYYGAIHATESCVSCHRLRDDPDLELGGLIGIVNIRFPSQKVEQAQNWNNAINLASALVTAVLAMLAAYAIVRYVIVKPVLHLKDVSDQIAHGNLDLRADIRTGDEFEELSYAFNRMLRHLVTVQEELRTVNTDLDTKVDELAQVNLRLYEMNKLKDEFLATMSHELRTPLNSILGFSDLLANSKDLSEKQKRYVSNIQMSGKNLLAQINDVLDLAKIESGKMELQLSEISVADLIERRVGNMLPLADKKNIELTSEIDPKIPILFQDSIKIQQILNNLLSNAIKFTPEGGRVHVAAKLCEQDPKLMDLIVEDTGIGIPLDEQAHIFEKFRQGKSSSESRDTMSRSYEGTGLGLSIIRELSKLLDGEVFLESEFGRGSTFTARLPVRMSLSPEGLLTDLDDTSVGMNRIKTSDLKNYSQEKLSENEHSETRTP, via the coding sequence ATGTCGTATCGTGCTTTCAAAAAACTGCTGGGGGAAACCAACCTCGAACGCAAGTGTCGCTACCTGTTTGGTGGCGGATTGCTCGTATTAATTACGGCCAGCTTCTCTTTGAATACCTGGTTGAATAATCAGGTGCTGAACGATCAGAACATTACCTCCGCCCGTCTGCTGGTCGCGCCAATCATTCTGGAAAAGCACTGGAAATGGTCCGAATCGAACGATCAGTACCGCATGCTGATTGAAAAAATTGCGCAATCGGTTAAACCTAAAGATCTCGGCGACTACAGCTGGGCGGTCTTTAAAGCGAATCCATCCAATGCGGATTCCAAAGAACGTCCTATCGACAGTGCCGGCTATGAAGCCCTCGAACGCATCAAACAGGGTGAGAACGAAATCTTTTACCGCGATGAAACGGAAGGGAAATTTCAGTATTACGGTGCCATTCACGCGACGGAATCCTGTGTCTCCTGCCATCGACTCCGCGATGATCCCGACCTGGAACTGGGGGGGCTCATCGGAATAGTCAATATTCGCTTTCCCTCACAGAAGGTCGAACAGGCACAGAACTGGAACAATGCCATCAACCTGGCTTCAGCCCTCGTGACCGCAGTGCTGGCGATGCTCGCCGCTTATGCAATTGTACGCTATGTGATTGTGAAACCCGTGCTGCACTTGAAAGATGTGAGTGATCAAATTGCGCACGGCAATCTGGATTTGCGGGCTGACATCCGCACGGGTGACGAATTTGAAGAACTGAGCTATGCATTTAACCGGATGCTCCGTCACCTGGTCACCGTGCAGGAGGAACTGCGGACCGTCAATACGGACCTCGATACCAAAGTCGACGAGCTGGCGCAGGTTAACCTCAGGCTTTATGAAATGAACAAACTCAAAGACGAGTTCCTGGCGACCATGAGCCACGAACTGCGCACGCCTCTGAACAGTATTCTTGGATTCAGTGATCTGCTGGCAAATTCCAAAGATCTTAGTGAGAAGCAGAAACGCTATGTCAGTAACATTCAGATGTCTGGCAAAAACCTGCTGGCTCAGATCAATGATGTACTCGATCTGGCAAAAATCGAGAGCGGCAAAATGGAGCTGCAGCTTTCCGAAATTTCCGTGGCTGACCTGATTGAACGTCGGGTGGGCAATATGCTTCCCCTGGCCGATAAAAAGAATATCGAGCTGACCTCCGAAATTGATCCGAAGATCCCGATTCTGTTTCAGGATTCCATCAAAATTCAACAGATTCTTAATAACCTGCTTTCGAATGCCATCAAGTTTACCCCGGAAGGTGGTAGAGTCCATGTCGCAGCAAAACTCTGCGAACAGGATCCGAAACTCATGGACCTCATTGTAGAGGATACAGGCATCGGCATTCCCCTGGATGAGCAGGCACATATTTTTGAAAAATTCCGCCAGGGGAAATCTTCTTCCGAATCACGGGATACGATGAGCCGTTCTTATGAAGGGACAGGGCTGGGATTATCGATCATTCGCGAACTGTCCAAGCTGCTCGACGGCGAAGTCTTTCTGGAAAGTGAATTTGGTCGAGGCAGTACGTTTACCGCACGCCTGCCTGTCCGCATGAGTCTGTCACCCGAGGGGCTTCTCACAGATCTGGATGATACATCTGTGGGCATGAATCGCATCAAAACATCCGATCTCAAGAACTATTCCCAGGAAAAACTCAGCGAGAACGAACATTCTGAGACGCGCACTCCTTGA